One part of the Dyadobacter sp. 676 genome encodes these proteins:
- a CDS encoding efflux RND transporter periplasmic adaptor subunit, whose product MDREIAPEYVRQTRTRRWTIIGVAMVALAVLFYFFKKSLSSSLEKDRVRTGTVETGDVENTLTASGEVIPAYEQIFTSPIRASIKRILLTPGTRVRPGQPIVELDKSLTEIEFERYQDQLELKKNGIDQLRMKLNKNLYDAEINDRIKSLNINKLKADFEDAKRLQKVGGGTVEDITRAENALKIAELEKKQLENDLKYNRESMSASLRETELGAQIESKNLQELQHKLRMADIVADRPGVLTWVNENIGSSVSEGEMLAKVADLGSFRVEGSCSDVYAEQVKTGLGAIVKINETQLRGVITQVKPAVKDGVIGFTIQLDNAGNESLRPNMKVEVFVVTSKSTGTLRVANGPAFTGKRKQYVYVLENRTARRREIETGLSNFDYVEIKNGLKPGEKVILTNMNDYEHLEELTIQ is encoded by the coding sequence ATGGATCGGGAAATTGCACCGGAATATGTCAGGCAAACCAGAACCCGCCGATGGACGATCATCGGTGTGGCGATGGTGGCGCTGGCTGTCCTTTTTTATTTTTTCAAAAAATCGCTTTCCAGCAGCCTGGAAAAAGACCGTGTCAGGACCGGGACCGTTGAAACGGGAGACGTGGAGAACACGCTTACAGCTTCGGGCGAAGTTATCCCCGCCTACGAACAGATCTTTACAAGTCCCATACGGGCGAGCATCAAGCGTATCCTGCTGACGCCCGGGACACGCGTCAGGCCGGGCCAACCCATTGTTGAATTGGACAAGTCGTTGACGGAGATCGAGTTTGAGCGCTATCAAGACCAGCTGGAACTTAAAAAGAACGGGATCGACCAGCTACGGATGAAGCTTAACAAGAATTTGTACGATGCAGAGATTAATGACAGGATCAAATCGTTGAATATCAATAAACTGAAAGCGGATTTCGAAGACGCCAAACGACTTCAAAAGGTGGGCGGCGGTACGGTCGAGGACATTACCCGTGCGGAAAACGCGCTGAAAATCGCGGAACTTGAAAAGAAACAGCTCGAAAACGACCTGAAATATAACCGCGAATCGATGAGCGCCAGCCTGCGGGAAACAGAGCTGGGAGCGCAGATCGAAAGTAAGAATTTGCAGGAGTTGCAGCATAAGCTCAGGATGGCCGATATCGTCGCCGACCGCCCCGGGGTGCTTACCTGGGTGAACGAGAATATCGGCTCGTCGGTAAGCGAGGGCGAGATGCTGGCAAAAGTCGCCGATCTGGGTAGTTTCAGGGTGGAAGGTAGTTGCTCGGATGTGTATGCGGAGCAGGTGAAGACGGGGCTCGGGGCTATTGTAAAGATCAACGAAACGCAGCTGCGCGGCGTGATCACACAGGTAAAACCGGCTGTGAAGGACGGTGTAATCGGTTTCACGATCCAGCTCGACAATGCCGGAAACGAATCGCTGCGCCCGAACATGAAGGTGGAGGTGTTCGTGGTGACGAGCAAAAGCACCGGGACGCTCCGGGTGGCAAATGGCCCCGCGTTTACAGGCAAACGGAAACAATATGTGTACGTGCTGGAAAACAGGACGGCGCGCCGGCGGGAAATCGAGACCGGGCTCTCCAATTTCGATTATGTCGAGATCAAAAATGGCCTGAAACCCGGCGAGAAGGTTATTCTGACCAACATGAATGATTATGAACACCTCGAAGAGCTTACCATTCAATGA